One window of Misgurnus anguillicaudatus chromosome 13, ASM2758022v2, whole genome shotgun sequence genomic DNA carries:
- the spen gene encoding msx2-interacting protein isoform X3 translates to MLFPDNNVIFFKIHGFFLAELLCWILKNKDYFVDFFLTIFTFYIFNPLFCSQSSVSLNCIWNCRSGYRCLKRTTDSRERSYDHSAYGHHERSTNSSSFDRPRHYETDYYRDSRDRALSGASGSGSSASGSIGGSSSGASAGGGGSVTGSSSAGGSVSAAAGVGSGASTPGAIVYYGSRSRSPSRFETTETRYEPRARESFTLASVVHRDLYRDERGRRGERTYHHSRSGSPHSSQSHNPSPQRLASQAARPARSHSGSGSRSRSSSSDSVSSTSSSGSGSSDSSSSSSDRSPARSVQSTAVPAPSAQPLPSLDKDEPRKSFGIKVQNLPVRSTDTSLKDGLFHEFKKHGKVTSVQIHGASEDRYGLVFFRQQEDQEKALSASKGKLFFGMQIDVTAWHGPETESENEFRPLDERIDEFHPKATRTLFIGNLEKTTTYHDLLNIFQRFGEIVDIDIKKVNGSPQYAFLQYCDIASVCKAIKKMDGEYLGNNRLKLGFGKSMPTTCVWLDGLASNITEQYLTRHFCRYGHVVKVVFDRLKGMALILYNNIEYAQAAVKETKGWKIGGNKIKVDFANQESQMAFYRSMQASGQDIRDFYEIISERRDERRPPYHEFTTDRTYYENVRTPGSYTEDPRRKYPGRGREFYSEWDPYQGDYYDPRYYDDPREYRDYRDPYEQDIRKYSYLQRERERERERFETDRERDHGRRTTEPHNQSPSHSRRPASPAASPSISERPPSDSEHLVYSHSSERSGSCSSLSPPRFEKPDKIRLERHSRSDKSEKDKSLFEAERGSGGEKERHAGRKEKGEKDRTEKQKLRKSKLASPTVPSSETDFEFDRDNSPEASLTLRGKANKSLIKEKDSSGKGKLDLLPCVVQLTRVKEKEGKLIESVFIEKQKTKAVSDPVRSPTTPPSTDHKSMSFRIETQGRDFFKQGKPLKEKSLASQVEIVDKESKVKNKKYFKTDPAFDTISSVDADRLAARKRRFDDSFGKADNLSRKCQEEDEGKLRRTIDDHLPKDTDYDKKIRKETHKREQKIKPERMATVSTTKEEVDTIMSAGLSLDLRSRLGEPTEEAIDPLDCLDQKTETFGGNSQPSLSLAVSDDGSVEMESLRDQESQHLNYELLSTRLEIDSESKERFLLDIDHSQSCRKQMEQNRRMQQLLECNKSDKTESTPSTDAEDFDRRSLVHEVGKLPQDVTGDSPPSKRKKLEALELDSYHSVRQINDEPDRRFPARTSFAEEDRTVSQLMVDNSPVEKECFPFEVCKYNIDNSVRQGPTCQAEILKVKASMPDEEFCWESNIRQGAVRQMSFPTSIVKQESIRKRPEHELEPGEVQSDSDDDSDSRHLSVKPNFFKRDHEERLADIKSSESLEKNKFYEFALDKTITPDTKALLERAKSLSSSREENWSFLGHDSKFKNFRNSTDKEKSEPTPRPIPSWYMKKKKIRSNSEGKLDDKKDDAKHEEQERQELFASRFLHSSIFEQDSRRLQHLERKNNDPEVRPSRDSIICDPQLNQTGTKGSDLSKEPKVLFHSRFLELQQQRDKNQQLHLSERANVPDQLDEEKIMEVELGPSNVSEISQEMSVSPTTTSSFSKVSETFVQSDKPVLPSKLTNIDVPAVMDEKSEDSSLVSSPLISLKEEDKPVSLNATPLKITINEELTVAESNEKLNEDRRTVTLTVEQSFDVKPPTPGASLNNTEPECNPLQASSVLIPEASQTQQTVELPEIKTEPVSDSVHLVASPLEVELPVIEPEVEQPQTLRKHPKSKKTKSVSPATTPTPQVGNEKPATRKSERIDKEKLKRSPRGDSTKLMTDSRNLAKSPVHATDLEQGHESNVNSGRTRQRRNVRSVYATPHEGEAPQQTGKETTEPLRSTRKRGSDKDAAIQHMVNTPAPHTRRGRPPKTRKKGEDVSPVKADQTKNSEGEDTENKELVNSEVSIIPEGWRSPRTQKVHLSPVRAGQSRKSLKFDKMSDSSEFNQTDKVETDMPATLVHQDEAKDEIPMEGGQVSHEIKQHTKREKELEYPAEEKSTDNKETLPVDKMQTLEKNEKVKTSRSTRNTKVTSDEKSLNVVNLTVDAVKDSLHSGVEKPVNFEDSLNKTKAPLLEKEDPNIPIYHKENDHSPEKKEEPLSEPEPPFDPVVALLARQMELERAVENISRLTDEQHPVPYKEPQTEPPTLIPPVVVQPVDETEVEKPANPASETELAAAIDSITAEDISGDADGFSAPTTYTALLSTTETLVLPVANEVNEPETDLTIKNFMQAEPESLGLESKSSETNTTEALTKSPLSEATKKGGRTRPKTPKKSRGRKVSLNKKIEIAENTLLEPKSTTVKLPESIPEEIQTANPKAATSTAAAAVVTVAAACKHEATSTVILDTPKEAEQPAVDQPEPQESAFHTGNNSPSYLRTQQASPDPVAPALTSPTTCLNSPAYSAKTSLTPPEWKTRTEEKAIPPKTQVSVTLSTSGVGGTPSNPPMPPDTKASDIDPSSSTLRKILMEPKYVSASNSIAVPTTQFTTTLADPRMSDNENSVEALLPLKSSLREDRPSPITQLVPRTVPPQPPSLQQCEGQQILKEKLAITSTATSVISRIPMPFDFEETPRISLSNRSPGISLPKQKYRSGSNENSRYHGLTLSDDVGKVGRPTIESTHCNMGLGSGLRVNTSEGVVVLSYSGQKTPGSQRIIAKISQVPPASAVDIEFQQSVSKSQIKQEQPSQPSTPKGSQTPTGYGHTGVLLTGQSYNAQTVISSISQESPISEKSEQSYHTSQQGSSVKTFQQATGNSQLLRYSQSVTQQQHIKKNGATESVSIKVEMKPSQTFNVNPVLSPHHPSLSGNHISSPGASHERVITQPKQDSHSPRASGHSASSFPNVRPPSNSVVLGSAGPISQYSSNLHHAEQSVIMPPHSVTQSLPLGHLSQGDVRVNNPLSGIGYGIHASPRSGPQQRPTTPQPAVIRDVVLKSHAGSAAGGQIGDISNDDMQNHPQGHRRASAPQIQPESMGMQPEYKGLHHRALRFDQYSRDVRLLVHQHLADHQGVESRQSRTPDGMQSPSHILSTKSSPVLKTTPQIVRDAPKPMEIKMPPSPHSESRIIGHPPSSVMVSPQGVQLIHPGNANHISEYYREIRGFHSQYPSHSVIGVNVANRGIASQVSQDVDHGQRHKASSVSSIGSMGGTGEPKHDSSHIRHPNSMDLSHISRVQGETGSPSYISPVTLTPKLDLPISVQKGPHGQITNQMAPPSSASSHVRSDIKLDHTGRSVDMVQLLTKYPIIWQGHLALKNDSAAVQLHFVSGNNVLAHRSLPPPEGSPLLRIAQRMRLEASQLEGVARRMTVESEYCLLLALPCGLDQDDVHNQTHALKTGFINYLQAKQAAGIINVPNPGSNQPAYVVQIFPPCEFSEGHLSHLAPDLLNSISSISPHLMIVIASV, encoded by the exons CAGTGATTCCAGCAGTAGCTCCAGTGATCGTTCCCCAGCTCGTTCTGTACAGTCCACAGCGGTTCCCGCTCCTTCTGCTCAACCTCTACCTTCACTAGACAAAGATGAACCTCGCAAAAGCTTTGGTATTAAAGTGCAGAACCTCCCTGTGCGCTCAACAG ATACAAGTCTAAAGGATGGTCTCTTCCATGAATTCAAGAAGCATGGCAAAGTGACATCAGTTCAGATTCATGGTGCCTCCGAGGACCGATATGGATTGGTGTTCTTTCGCCAGCAAGAGGACCAAGAAAAAGCCCTGAGTGCATCTAAAGGAAAGCTGTTTTTTGGGATGCAAATTGATGTCACTGCTTGGCATGGCCCAG AAACTGAGAGTGAGAATGAGTTTCGGCCTTTGGATGAACGTATAGATGAGTTTCACCCCAAAGCAACAAGGACATTATTCATTGGAAATTTGGAGAAAACGACAACCTATCACGATCTGCTAAACATATTTCAGCGTTTCGGAGAGATTGTT GATATTGATATCAAAAAGGTAAACGGATCACCCCAGTATGCCTTTCTCCAGTATTGTGACATAGCGAGTGTCTGCAAAGCAATCAAAAAAATGGATGGTGAATACCTTGGCAACAACAGGTTAAAG CTTGGGTTTGGCAAGAGTATGCCTACTACATGTGTGTGGTTAGATGGCTTGGCCTCGAATATTACCGAGCAGTATCTTACAAGACACTTTTGTCGTTATGGACATGTTGTAAAG GTTGTGTTTGACCGACTGAAGGGAATGGCCCTCATCTTATATAATAATATAGAGTATGCGCAGGCCGCTGTCAAGGAAACAAAGGGTTGGAAAATTGGAGGAAATAAAATTAAG GTTGACTTTGCCAACCAGGAAAGCCAGATGGCTTTCTACCGTTCAATGCAGGCATCTGGACAGGATATAAGAGATTTCTATGAAATCATTTCTGAACGACG AGATGAGCGCCGGCCGCCATATCATGAGTTCACAACTGACCGGACATACTATGAGAATGTGCGTACCCCAGGCTCCTACACAGAGGATCCACGTCGAAAATATCCTGGCAGAGGTCGAGAATTTTATTCAGAATGGGATCCTTACCAGGGGGATTACTATGACCCACGATACTATGATGACCCCCGTGAATACAGGGATTATCGAGACCCCTATGAGCAAGATATTCGGAAATACAGTTACTTGCAAAGAGAGCGTGAAAGAGAAAGGGAGCGTTTTGAAACAGATCGTGAACGAGACCATGGTCGACGAACAACTGAACCACATAATCAAAGCCCATCCCATTCACGTCGGCCTGCCAGCCCTGCTGCTTCCCCGTCCATTTCAGAACGTCCACCCAGTGACTCTGAGCATCTTGTTTACAGTCACTCATCTGAGCGAAGTGGCAGCTGCAGCTCACTATCTCCACCACGCTTTGAAAAGCCAGACAAAATTCGTTTGGAAAGGCACAGTAGGAGTGATAAATCAGAGAAAGACAAATCTCTCTTTGAGGCGGAGCGTGGAAGTGGAGGAGAAAAAGAACGTCATGCTGGCCGTAAAGAGAAAGGAGAGAAGGATAGAACCGAGAAGCAGAAGTTGAGGAAATCCAAACTTGCATCTCCCACTGTTCCATCATCAGAAACAGACTTTGAATTTGACAGGGACAACAGCCCAGAGGCTAGCTTAACTTTGCGAGGGAAAGCCAACAAATCATTAATCAAAGAGAAAGACTCCTCTGGAAAAGGAAAACTTGATTTGCTGCCTTGTGTTGTCCAGCTGACAAGAGTAAAAGAGAAGGAAGGAAAGTTAATAGAAAGTGTCTTCATTgagaaacaaaaaacaaaagctGTGAGTGATCCAGTGCGGTCTCCAACCACACCCCCCTCAACTGACCACAAGAGTATGTCTTTTCGCATAGAGACTCAAGGTAGAGATTTCTTTAAGCAAGGAAAACCTCTCAAGGAGAAAAGCTTGGCTAGTCAGGTTGAGATTGTGGATAAAGAGAGCaaggtgaaaaataaaaaatactttaaaactGATCCAGCATTTGACACCATTTCTTCTGTGGATGCAGACCGCTTGGCTGCACGTAAGAGGCGTTTTGATGACTCATTTGGAAAAGCTGATAATTTAAGCAGGAAATGTCAGGAGGAAGATGAAGGCAAATTAAGGAGAACCATTGATGATCATTTGCCAAAAGACACTGATTACGATAAAAAGATTAGAAAAGAAACTCACAAGAGAGAGCAAAAAATTAAGCCAGAAAGAATGGCTACTGTTAGTACAACAAAAGAAGAGGTGGACACTATTATGTCAGCGGGGCTCAGTCTAGATCTCCGGTCTCGTCTTGGGGAACCAACTGAAGAGGCAATTGATCCCTTAGACTGTCTTGATCAAAAAACAGAAACTTTTGGAGGTAATAGTCAACCAAGTTTAAGTCTTGCAGTCTCTGATGATGGGAGTGTAGAAATGGAATCTTTAAGAGACCAAGAATCACAGCACTTAAACTACGAATTACTCTCCACTAGGCTAGAAATAGATTCAGAAAGTAAAGAAAGGTTTCTCTTAGATATTGATCACTCACAGAGCTGTAGAAAACAAATGGAGCAAAACCGTCGCATGCAACAACTTTTGGAATgtaataaatctgataaaactgaAAGCACACCCAGCACTGATGCAGAGGACTTTGACCGTCGAAGTCTTGTGCATGAAGTAGGAAAACTACCCCAGGATGTAACTGGTGATTCACCACCAAGTAAGCGAAAAAAGTTAGAAGCATTAGAACTGGACAGTTACCACAGCGTTAGACAGATAAATGATGAACCTGATAGGAGATTTCCTGCTAGGACATCTTTTGCTGAGGAGGACAGAACTGTATCACAGTTAATGGTAGATAATTCACCAGTGGAGAAAGAATGCTTTCCCTTTGAGGTATGTAAATACAACATTGATAATTCAGTGCGTCAAGGGCCTACATGCCAAGCAGAGATTTTAAAAGTTAAAGCATCAATGCCTGATGAGGAGTTTTGTTGGGAGAGCAATATTCGGCAAGGCGCAGTGAGACAAATGAGCTTCCCTACCAGCATTGTTAAACAGGAAAGTATACGAAAACGTCCTGAGCATGAATTGGAACCTGGGGAGGTTCAGTCAGACTCTGATGATGATAGTGACAGCAGGCACCTTTCAGTGAAGCCAAACTTCTTTAAAAGAGATCATGAAGAGAGGTTGGCAGACATAAAGTCTTCTGAGTCTCTTGAAAAGAACAAGTTCTATGAATTTGCATTAGATAAGACCATAACACCAGACACCAAAGCCTTGCTTGAGCGTGCCAAGTCTCTGTCTTCATCTAGAGAAGAAAATTGGTCTTTTCTTGGTCATGATTCAAAATTCAAAAACTTTCGCAATAGCACAGACAAAGAGAAGTCTGAACCCACCCCAAGACCTATTCCTTCATGGTacatgaaaaaaaagaaaatccgCTCTAATTCTGAGGGAAAGCTTGATGATAAAAAGGATGATGCCAAACATGAGGAACAAGAACGACAAGAGCTCTTTGCTTCTCGTTTTCTTCATAGCTCAATCTTTGAGCAGGACTCAAGGCGACTTCAACACCTTGAACGTAAAAATAATGATCCTGAAGTTAGACCCAGTAGAGATAGTATTATATGTGATCCCCAATTGAACCAAACTGGAACAAAGGGTTCAGACCTCTCCAAAGAGCCAAAAGTATTGTTTCATAGCCGCTTTTTGGAGCTTCAACAACAAAGAGATAAGAACCAACAGCTGCACCTTTCAGAGAGAGCCAATGTACCTGATCAGTTGGACGAAGAGAAGATAATGGAGGTAGAGCTTGGGCCTTCCAATGTATCAGAAATTTCCCAAGAAATGTCAGTAAGTCCAACTACAACATCCTCTTTTTCCAAAGTTTCTGAGACTTTTGTGCAGTCAGATAAGCCAGTTTTGCCCTCTAAATTAACAAACATAGATGTTCCAGCAGTCATGGATGAGAAGTCAGAAGATTCTTCATTAGTTTCTTCTCCATTAATTAGCCTAAAGGAGGAGGACAAACCCGTCTCACTAAATGCCACACCCCTTAAAATCACGATTAACGAAGAGTTAACAGTTGCAGAATCTAATGAGAAACTGAATGAGGACAGAAGAACTGTGACATTAACTGTGGAACAGAGTTTTGATGTTAAACCACCTACTCCTGGTGCATCATTAAATAATACTGAGCCAGAATGTAATCCCTTACAGGCATCTTCTGTGTTGATTCCAGAGGCTAGCCAAACTCAACAGACTGTGGAGCTTCCAGAAATCAAAACCGAACCTGTTAGTGATTCTGTGCACCTGGTTGCATCCCCACTTGAGGTGGAGTTGCCAGTCATTGAACCAGAGGTTGAACAGCCACAAACACTAAGGAAACACCCCAAGagtaaaaagacaaaaagtGTCTCACCAGCCACAACACCAACTCCTCAAGTTGGTAACGAGAAACCAGCTACGAGAAAGAGTGAGCGCATTGACAAAGAGAAGCTAAAAAGATCACCCAGAGGGGACTCTACAAAACTTATGACTGATTCTAGGAACTTAGCAAAATCTCCTGTTCATGCTACAGATTTGGAGCAGGGCCATGAATCAAACGTGAACTCTGGGAGAACACGACAGCGGAGGAATGTGCGGTCTGTTTATGCAACACCCCATGAAGGTGAAGCTCCTCAACAAACTGGAAAAGAGACTACAGAACCTCTCCGTTCTACTCGCAAGCGTGGTAGTGATAAGGATGCTGCAATACAACATATGGTAAACACACCTGCTCCACACACCAGGAGAGGTCGTCCACCTAAAACCCGCAAGAAAGGAGAGGATGTGTCACCAGTTAAAGCAGATCAGACCAAAAATTCTGAGGGTGAAGACACTGAAAATAAAGAATTAGTTAATAGTGAAGTTTCTATAATACCAGAGGGATGGCGATCCCCACGAACTCAAAAGGTGCATTTGTCACCTGTAAGAGCAGGACAAAGCagaaaatcattaaaatttGATAAAATGTCTGATAGTTCAGAATTTAATCAGACAGATAAAGTAGAGACGGATATGCCTGCTACCCTAGTGCATCAAGATGAAGCCAAAGATGAAATTCCAATGGAAGGTGGGCAGGTCTCACATGAAATCAAACAACACACTAAACGAGAAAAAGAACTTGAATATCCTGCTGAGGAGAAATCTACAGATAATAAAGAAACCCTTCCTGTAGATAAAATGCAGACATTAGAAAAAAACGAAAAAGTTAAGACATCAAGATCCACACGGAACACAAAAGTTACATCTGATGAAAAGTCCCTAAATGTAGTTAATCTCACTGTGGATGCAGTTAAAGATTCCCTTCATTCTGGTGTTGAAAAACCTGTAAATTTTGAGGACTCTTTGAACAAGACCAAAGCCCCACTATTAGAAAAAGAGGACCCAAATATCCCAATTTACCACAAAGAGAATGATCATAGTCCTGAGAAAAAGGAAGAGCCTCTATCAGAACCGGAGCCTCCTTTTGATCCTGTGGTTGCCTTGCTTGCTCGTCAAATGGAACTGGAAAGGGCTGTGGAAAATATTTCCAGGCTTACAGATGAACAACATCCAGTACCATACAAAGAACCACAAACTGAACCACCAACTTTAATACCACCTGTTGTAGTACAACCAGTAGATGAAACTGAGGTAGAAAAGCCGGCCAATCCAGCAAGTGAAACTGAACTTGCTGCAGCAATTGATTCCATTACTGCTGAGGATATATCAGGTGATGCAGATGGATTTTCTGCGCCAACAACATACACAGCTCTACTTTCCACAACAGAGACACTAGTTTTGCCTGTAGCAAATGAGGTTAATGAACCTGAGACAGACTTGACTATAAAGAATTTTATGCAGGCTGAACCAGAAAGTTTAGGTCTAGAATCGAAGTCATCAGAAACAAATACCACAGAAGCTTTAACAAAATCTCCATTATCAGAGGCAACCAAAAAAGGAGGACGAACACGACCAAAAACACCAAAGAAATCTAGAGGTCGAAAGgtttctttaaacaaaaaaattgagatTGCAGAGAATACACTGTTGGAACCCAAGTCAACAACAGTCAAACTTCCAGAGTCGATCCCAGAAGAAATTCAGACTGCCAACCCCAAGGCAGCAACATCCACAGCTGCAGCAGCTGTAGTCACTGTCGCTGCTGCATGTAAACATGAGGCTACATCTACAGTGATTTTGGACACACCAAAAGAGGCAGAGCAGCCTGCGGTTGACCAGCCTGAACCTCAAGAATCAGCCTTCCACACTGGAAATAATAGTCCTTCATATTTAAGAACACAACAAGCATCTCCAGACCCTGTAGCACCTGCCCTTACTTCACCCACAACCTGCCTGAATTCACCTGCATACTCTGCAAAGACTTCTCTCACACCACCTGAGTGGAAAACCAGGACAGAGGAGAAGGCAATACCACCTAAAACACAAGTTAGTGTCACTTTGTCTACATCTGGAGTGGGGGGAACTCCATCAAATCCTCCCATGCCCCCTGACACAAAAGCTTCTGATATTGACCCTAGCTCCAGTACATTGCGAAAGATTCTAATGGAGCCAAAGTATGTATCTGCTTCAAACAGTATTGCAGTCCCAACCACACAATTCACAACAACTTTAGCCGATCCACGGATGTCTGATAATGAAAATTCAGTTGAGGCTCTGTTGCCTTTAAAGTCTTCTCTACGTGAAGATAGACCTAGCCCTATAACCCAACTTGTACCCCGTACAGTACCACCACAGCCACCTTCTTTACAACAATGTGAGGGTCAGCAGATCTTAAAGGAGAAACTGGCTATAACGTCTACTGCTACTTCTGTCATTAGTCGGATACCTATGCCTTTTGATTTTGAGGAAACACCTCGTATCTCTTTGAGCAATCGTAGTCCTGGAATATCTTTACCCAAGCAAAAATATCGTTCAGGCAGTAATGAAAATAGCAGGTATCATGGACTTACTCTATCTGATGATGTAGGAAAAGTTGGACGGCCTACTATTGAAAGCACGCATTGTAACATGGGGTTAGGTAGTGGTTTAAGAGTAAATACATCAGAGGGTGTAGTTGTATTGAGTTATTCTGGACAAAAGACTCCCGGATCACAGCGGATCATTGCCAAAATTAGTCAGGTTCCACCAGCCAGTGCAGTTGATATTGAGTTTCAGCAATCTGTATCTAAATCTCAAATAAAACAAGAACAGCCATCACAACCCTCCACCCCAAAAGGTTCACAGACACCAACAGGTTATGGACACACAGGAGTGTTATTAACTGGCCAGTCCTACAATGCTCAAACGGTTATTTCCTCCATTAGTCAGGAAAGTCCTATTTCTGAAAAATCTGAACAATCCTACCACACCAGTCAGCAAGGAAGCTCAGTGAAAACCTTCCAGCAGGCCACTGGCAATTCTCAACTTCTAAGGTATAGTCAGTCAGTTACACAGCagcaacatataaaaaaaaatggagcAACTGAGTCTGTTTCaataaaagttgaaatgaaaCCATCACAGACCTTCAATGTAAACCCAGTTTTAAGCCCACACCACCCTTCTTTATCAGGCAATCATATTTCAAGTCCAGGGGCTTCACATGAACGAGTGATCACACAACCGAAGCAGGATTCACATTCACCAAGGGCATCAGGTCATTCAGCTTCAAGCTTTCCGAATGTTCGTCCTCCTAGCAACTCTGTTGTTTTGGGATCAGCTGGCCCTATATCTCAGTACTCGTCAAATCTACACCATGCTGAGCAGTCAGTGATAATGCCCCCACATAGTGTCACCCAGTCTTTGCCCTTAGGTCATTTGTCCCAAGGAGATGTAAGAGTCAATAATCCTTTATCTGGAATAGGTTATGGTATTCATGCATCTCCACGGTCTGGACCTCAGCAACGCCCCACTACTCCCCAGCCTGCGGTGATCAGAGATGTGGTTCTGAAATCACATGCTGGTTCAGCTGCTGGTGGCCAGATTGGTGACATAAGCAATGATGATATGCAAAATCACCCACAAGGACATCGTAGGGCATCTGCACCCCAGATACAGCCAGAAAGCATGGGAATGCAGCCTGAATACAAAGGTCTGCATCACCGGGCATTGCGCTTTGATCAGTACAGCAGAGATGTACGGCTACTTGTGCACCAGCATTTAGCTGACCATCAAGGAGTTGAAAGTCGTCAATCTCGAACACCAGACGGAATGCAGTCTCCCTCACACATATTGTCTACTAAGTCATCCCCTGTTTTAAAGACTACTCCACAAATTGTGAGGGATGCACCAAAACCAATGGAGATAAAGATGCCGCCCTCCCCTCACTCAGAGAGCAGGATAATAGGACACCCACCAAGCTCTGTGATGGTATCTCCTCAAGGAGTACAGTTGATTCATCCTGGCAATGCAAATCACATATCTGAATACTACAGAGAAATCCGTGGTTTTCATTCCCAATATCCAAGTCACTCAGTAATTGGGGTTAATGTGGCTAATCGTGGAATTGCATCTCAG GTATCACAAGACGTTGACCATGGTCAGAGGCATAAGGCTTCTTCTGTCTCCTCTATTGGGTCAATGGGAGGTACTGGTGAACCAAAACATGACAGTTCACACATTCGACACCCGAACTCTATGGATTTGTCCCACATATCACGAGTTCAGGGTGAGACTGGATCACCCTCTTACATTTCTCCAGTGACTTTAACTCCCAAGTTGGACTTGCCCATCTCTGTACAGAAGGGACCTCATGGACAGATTACTAACCAAATGGCACCTCCATCCTCAGCCTCATCTCACGTGCGATCAGACATTAAACTTGATCACACAGGGCGGTCTGTTGATATGGTGCAGTTGTTAAcg AAATACCCAATTATTTGGCAAGGTCACCTGGCATTAAAAAATGACAGTGCAGCAGTACAGCTGCACTTTGTTTCTGGTAACAATGTTCTGGCTCACCGCTCACTGCCACCACCAGAGGGAAGTCCCTTGCTTCGCATTGCCCAGAGAATGCGCTTGGAGGCATCACAACTTGAAGGGGTTGCAAGACGGATGACT GTTGAAAGCGAGTACTGCCTTCTGTTGGCATTGCCTTGTGGATTGGACCAAGATGATGTCCATAACCAGACCCATGCTCTCAAAACTGGTTTTATCAATTACCTGCAAGCAAAACAAGCTGCTGGAATTATCAACGTCCCCAACCCAGGCTCAAACCAG CCAGCCTATGTTGTCCAGATTTTCCCTCCCTGTGAGTTTTCCGAGGGCCACTTGTCTCATCTTGCTCCGGACCTTCTCAATAGCATCTCTAGTATCTCTCCCCATCTTATGATTGTTATCGCTTCTGTATAA